A segment of the Anguilla anguilla isolate fAngAng1 chromosome 6, fAngAng1.pri, whole genome shotgun sequence genome:
GCAGAGATGGGTGATTATCCCCTTTAAACTATACCCCTCCCTGTAAATTATACtcaatgttgcatttttaaagagcaCAATTTTTAAAGTAACTTTTAACAgtcctttacattacattacattacatttatttgacagacgcttttatccaaagcgacatacaaaaagtgcatttcatggtcatagacaactgcctTTAGAAATAACATAATGTGATTAATCTTTTAGGccatatttatatacagtaccatAAACTCTCTGCCAGAATTGAGCACAACCCCCCCATGTCATAGAGTCATAATCCTCAACAAAGTATCAAAAAGATATCACCCATCATCCACCATGGAACTCTCCTCTTAACCAGAGacccaaaatgaaattaaaatgacctCTTATCACTTTTTACTCCCATTGAATGGGACAGTTGTAACTCCTGCCATGTCCATACACTGTGGTGTAAGTGTACCTCACAGAGGTTATCAGCAGTGCCACAGCTCTCTGTCTGATAATCTTCTCATTAGCAGAGCGCAGGTTTTGCTCTGACCCTAATAGGTGGCGGATGTAGTCGGGTTATTCACCCTCTGATCCACACAGAAGTGCTTGTGTGCTGATGGGGGTGTGGGCAGGCAGAACAGAAATAATTACCCACAGCACATTGCTGGCATATGCTGTAATGTAAACAGtaaggattttcttttttttacggatgtgtgtgtgtgttggggggggggggggggggggcactgtttTGGGAGATCCAAAAACTCATTTCAATTTAGTCCATTTCTATTGTGTATAGTCTGGGTACTGCTCAGGTGAAGTGTGACGCCTGGGCACTGCTCCTGTGAAGTGCAGCACTTACCTGGGTACTGCTCAGGTGAAGCTCGACACTTACCTGGGTACTGCTCAGGTGAATTGCAGCACTTACCTGGGCACTGCTCAGGTGGAATTCTCCAGCTCAGCTGTGCATTTGCTGTTTCTCTGGAAGGATGCGCAGTCGTTTAGCATGCAGTTCAACATCTGGTTTACACACATGAATGCTAACAATATAGCTGTCATCTATGGTAGTGATATACTCACCAAGAGCATACTAGCACGtgtaggtcaaaggtcacacacTGTTTCCTCTCTGCTATGATTTAGTGAGACATTGCTACACCATATCAACCAGTTATTGCctattttacactgtaaatcATATTATCTGTTGCTGTACATATTCAGGAGTTTATCAGCTACATATCACGGGTGCATGGGAAAACCACATTATAACAGGCCCGTGAATACAATACAAAGATAGATTTAACTTTTGTAAATTGCAATTCATTTGTGCAAAGCGTTGTACgtggctgtttattttcacgCTGAGCATCTGATGCCTCAGGcgcaatattttaatattaggtTTTGAAAGAgcctcaataaaaataaatgagtgaagtgcttttcaacaaaatatattaacatCTCACACCACAATCTGCAAGAGAAATGTGAGCAGAACTGTGGACTTTGCGTTTGGAGACTGCAAATGCGTTTTGGCGAGGGCAAAATTGGACGCCTAATGGTATTTATATGCTTTGGAGTCAATCATTTTCTCACGGCTGCTTTTCAAAACTGcattattatgttttacataGTGCGCTGAGTTCATTACAGCTGTGCGAAAGTAGCAGCCTAATTTCATTGTCGGTATTATAAATCAAACCAAACTGCAGTCTCCAAACAGCAGTTACCTCTCTAACGTCGCACATAAAAATAGAGGAAACTCTCCCAGTTTGTAGCAGTGTAAGTGATAATCGGATTTATGTCAACGGCGCAAATAAGCGCACTGTTCCTCCGCGTACAATGAGCCTTTGTGCAGTCTCCTTGCGttcccccttctctccacaCGTTGGCGCTCTGCAACCGCTCTAACTCTGCCCAATATCCGATTAGATCTCTGGCAGTATTGTAATCAAACGCGCTTTCCCTCCCTGCGCTTAATCCCCGCATTGTATCACGGTTAAGGTATGCACGCTGCAACCCTTTCCCTTTCACGCTGatgcaatcaaattaaaaactacAGCATTTCTACTTTATTGTGGAATGACTCGGAATAATTAATCAGCATTTGGCTGACCTGTACATAGATGAACTGTACAtactggaattttaaaataataataaagtaccTGGTAtgtcacatgtaaaaaaaaatagggatttatttttaacaatactTCATTTCTTTCAGCATGCACATAAATATAGGCTAGGGCAGCAGATTATGAATCGGAAACTTTGCCCCAAAGTTGCGAGTAGGCTCTATTGTATTCATGCATGTTCCGGTTTAcgtattaacacacacacacagacacacctttGCGTTGGCAGCAGTAGAAttaaatgagttttaaaatatgttaagaACGCGCAGGCAGTGGCCGTCAGTGGAAGGAGGTTGATTAGGGCAGGAGGTGCTTTTGCCGCTGCTTATGACTGACAGTTCTGCGTCAGTGACATCACCCGGCAACAAAAGTACTCGTCTGGGGGAAAGAGAAGGCTGCAATCAAAAGTACGGAATCGTCGTGCGGTGTTCAGGACAGACACTTTAAAACTCCTGGCAGTTATGGAATCAAGCGAATGGCAGTGTATACCGCTGTGAAACTCGCCCAAAACTCGCCTTTACCTCTGGGTTTTTCCAAACGTCCAGCGCAGGCACAGAAAACCAAGATCCGTGCTGCCTGCCAGCGCTTTTTTTCCACGGGCTATCTCAAGTGATATTTTCGCATCAACAAAACTTCGTTCCTACTTGGTTCCACGGGCTCCACAGCTGCGGAGAATATGCGGAGGCAGAGGCGGGCCGTGCGGTGGACGTTCTCTGTGCGCCGCAGGATTTCTGTGTGGAACGAGGCGAACTGATGTGGAAACGTTTCGGACTACAAAGCAGGAACAGCGAGCGGGCAGACCTCTTCCTCTTAGGTAAACTGTAGGTTTAATTACCACCGTGTTTACTGGTGCGCAACACCTCGGATCCGCAATGGAGATACGCGAAACGCCAAACCATCTACTTTCTGCCTCGTGATTTAAAAGGcgagtttaatttttaatttagacTTTAtgatgaacatttttatttgtaaagaaaACGGCTTTTCGACTAGAGGAGGTGGCTCGGGGGAGATTTAAGGAAGACGCATGTAGGCTACCGAGCACTTCCTAAACGTCTTGACTTGGCGCGTTTGGATGACCGTCCAAattagtgcattttttttggacGTAAGAAAGATAACGTCTAATCGTTGTGCGCGTGTCGCATGCGTCCCAATGGACCCGTTTGAAAGAGTTTCAAAGTGGTTCTTTAAGGTAGCTGTCGATGCTTTTGTGTGCCTTTGATTTCAGCCGGCCGCGGAAGCGCTTTAGATTTAACACCTGCGAGACTGCCTCTCCGTAACTCTATGATCTAATCTTATTTCAGACACAACACCCTAACGTCACGGCCTCTGGACCCACACACGTGTATGGGGCCCTgtccattgtctttttttttcttcatctttcaCAGTTCCCGTGTTTTTAAAGTCATAAGGTCTCATAGGTGTCTGTCTACCATTCCAGCATCTCCTCGTAATTATTCAATTTTGTGACATCTACCcacttttttaaagacaaagttCTTTGGTTTTAATTCccgatatatattttttaattgatgacATTCGCGTCTAATTCTGGGGTATTATTTTATTAGGTGCGTTATCTCCTGTCGCTTTGTAATGTTCCAATCAGTTTGGCGTTGCTGTTTTTTCAGCCGGCGGTGTTTTATTTCCAGGAGTTTTTGTTCTTAACTTCAAAGTGCCCAATCATCCTTTTAATCCCCCTGCATTAAACTCTTCCTATAGAAGAATACAGTCCTCGTGGCTACATCTCAGAGTGAACGAACCAGACCTCTCATGGCAGTAGTTTCGCATGGAATAGCGACACCTGAGTACTGACACCTAGTTTCTGCTCTCTTCAGAAACAGATTGATCATGGTCGCCGGGATCCGTGTTCTCATGGTACTGCTGATCTGTCAGGTGCTGTTCGGGCGTTCGACCGGACTGATTCCCGAGGCGGGCCGACGGAAGTACGGCGAGATGGCCGGACAGAGCCCAGAGCAGTCGGACCGCTTCCTCGGCGAGTTTGAACTTCGTCTCCTCAATATGTTCGGACTGAAGCGGAGGCCGACCCCGAGCAAACTCGCGGTGATACCACAATACATGCTGGACCTTTACCATTGGCACGCGGGGAATGCGGACCAGAGCCTCGGCGGGAACTCCGCGGCGAAGCGTTCAGATTTCGCCGCGAGCAGAGCCAACACAATTAGGAGTTTTCACCACGAAGGTAAGTCCTCCCGACAAGTCCTCCCGACAGGTCCCACATTTCAAGTGTCTTCAAGTCCAATTACGCTGCATGATGACTGGCAGACTGTCGAAAAAACCGATCATTTCCGATCATTTCCCTCAAAAGATCTGACGTGTATATTTACTTAACCCTGAACTTAAATAAATGATCTACATTTCACGCATGAACGATTAGGGTTCCGTTACTTGTTGATTTTACGCAACTTGTCTATTCATCATTAAAGACCAAATATGAGTGTTATGTGGCAAATGCtttataatgaaattaaagctgaaatacgAAGTCAGATCATCATTAGCCAAGTAATTGAGATTTATAATGTGGTATGTGAAGGCCTTTTTCTCCACAGAACAACGGGCATGTGGAATGTAGGCTGTAGGGAATATAAATCGAGGAACATTGTATGTACTAATATCCAGGCAACCTCAAGAAAGCTTTTCAGAACCCTGGCCGCGCGGTCAGAGCCAGAGCACGAGCGCGACCACAAATCTCTGCTGGGATTTGCTgaagaagataaaaaaaacaattgcgcgtccttttaatttataaaaatgtcctAATAATATCACAGAAATTATAATACATTGAACACTTCACAAACAATATTTTCGGTCATTACACATTCAGCAACATCAGCAGATTTCCATTAATATGAAAACTATAAGACCTCAACTCAAATCAATGAACATAACTTTTAAAGAACTGGTGATAGATTGCGCAGGCAGGTCAGCTTTACGAAGTTTGCCATGTAGTGAACAACATTTGCGTAGACAATATCTCAGACCAAGTGACTGTTGTGACACCTTTTACTGTGAATGCTCTTTCTTCTTATTTACTTCAACATAAACCTATCACGCGGTTGCGATGCGCGTTGTCTTTCGAGCACGTGCGCTTGGTGAGAAATGGTGAACCTGCACGCGCAGCACGCCGGCTGTCTTCACACGCGCCACCCGGGTAGCACGGTGCTGGGCCCCCCTGACCAGCGGCACGCTCCTGCTCTGTATCTCCTTCCAACATATCCCTTAACCTTAACATATCCCTGAACAGGAGCGCATTGTAGGCTAAGCGACAGAACTCTTGGGGAAAAGACAGGGTAATTCACTGTGCTCTGAATggtatatgaaatgttttaatgtataaaTCATTGAAGGAAATTTTGCTTCGAAAAGTAGGAAAGTTTGTCGTAACACCTGTTTGGACACTTCTAGTAACTTATTCAAGAAAATTTTCAAAAAGTtcagtttaaaattaaaacaagaggGACGATTCGCTATACAGAAGCAACAGGGGCAGGATGGTTATTCTTGGtttgtgtataaatatattaatggcGGATTTGTGATATTCTGTACAACCTGAATATATTCCGTACAAAAGcgtgaccgcccccccccccccctcctccaccaagCCAAAGACTTCCGTGGAAAATTTCCCCTCAATGACCGAGTACAACTAACCAGTGAATGTCTCATCCATGATACGGTTCGTTCGCTAGACAGACTAATGGCCAAAACCCCCCAAAGTGGCGTGATGTACCTGTCTGAACATTCCTGCTGACGCAACCGGAACCGAGTGTGACTGTGTCACTTAAGTGGCACTGTGTGTTAACTGCGCATACTCGGGCTCTCCCATAAAGTATCATTACGCTATTTGGGCCTTGATGGCTCGCTGGAGGTAACTCCGTATTTGGAGATTTCACCATAACCTTGTGGACACGCGGCGGTCCAGCGGAGTCAGGGTTTTACGAGGACAGCGAacgtgataaaaaaaaaaaacttgcgtTCCATTCAGATGACGCTGTAGCAAAATGGGCCGACCAGCGCAACTGTTACAGGTAACTCTCATGTAAACTGCCCAATTAACACAGgtctgttatttattatttacctgGGCAACACATACGCAAAGAACCTGGATGTGGACGCAAATAAAGAAAGGAACGATGTAATTCATTGATAGCCAatcttgttcctggagatctaccatcaggtaggttttcatttcgacCCTAGTTTGGCAcgcctgactctactaattaccagctcaacaaagatctctagctgttaaatgaggGGTGCTTTGTTAGGGATTCAGTGAAAACTTACATGAgggtagatctctaggaacatgGTTACCACTGATGTCATTATTTGTCTTTGAGGACGAGTGATAGAAAATTTCCGAATAGCAGTAAAGTAGTGAACTTTAGTGACACCCAGTGGCAGTATTGGCACATTGCCGCATAAGAGCGTCAACTCTCTTTCCAGCACTTTCTCCTTTTTGATTGTTGCTGTGTCATTTGCATTGCCAGTTTCCATATAACATTGCACCGCACTTAAATACCTCTGTACCAGACAAGTGCATTCGATAGTTTTAATCAAAAACGGTCTAAAACTTTAGCACTGTCCAGTTATGTAatcatgtgcttttgaaaacaaTCACAGCTGCTGTCAGTGGTTACCTGTCACATGAACtatttctcattaaaaatagcaaattaaaggttttttgtgtttatagttACATTTAATGTCTACTCTAAAGGATTGGCCTGAATAGTaagttaaatgtttgtttgccCTATAAATGCACTCAAAATAAACAGAGGGAATTAAATGCTAATGGTGTGGGAAAGTCTTTCTATAAATTATTCTTTTATATGGCTCCCGTGTATATATCTCTTAGAACATGCTCTGCTTAGGCGATTGGATAGATTTACTTACACTTTGCCTCAGCAGTAATCAGCAGCAAAttcttttgtgtgtttctttaaGCTGCAGGAGAATATTGCCATGCATGATGTCTGACAAAGATAGCAACAGCACACTGTGTGCTTTCCTGTGAAAACACTAAAACCTGAACGGTTAGCCAGTAAattactgcagtgtgtggctggatacagcacagctacagccgTTAGCCGACCGTTAGCCTGCCATCACTGCAAACAGAAATTTAGGATGGCGATTTTTCCATATCTGCCGTTTACGAGGCTGGGGCAAGCTTGAACATGTTCTAAGCGCAACTCTGCAGTAAGACGGATttcttatgggggggggggggggtggggtgaggaaggcggaaagagagagagatggagtgagagagagggggagcaagcagggagggaaagagaaaggtgCCTTGTGCAGGAGAGAATTGGTGGCTCAGAAAACGGAATTTCCCAAatccttttatttcattttagccAAAGTGCTCTTTGGCGAATGGCACGACAAGGAGCAAAATCACAGGACTCCCCGTCCATGTTCCTAATGTCTGTGATTAAGAACACGCTTGTTAATTCATACACCTCCGCATGTATAGAATGGAGATCTTTAAGCACTCTATTTCAGTATGAGCCTGCTGCACCCAGGCTTGGGTTATGGTGTGATATGCAAAAATCTAAAAATTACAGAATGACGCAGTCAGACCTCAAATGGTATTTCAGTTAAGAAAATTTCAcaatgaaataagaaaacagaGGCACACAAGGAGCCAATGTGTACTTATTCACATCAGCATATTTCAAGATCCCCCATATAAATTTTTGCAGGCAATACTTGCTACTAAAAGATGAAATCTGTCCAGTACATACAGTGATGGAAGAGAACAGCTAATAGGAATTTTTGACCAACAAGCTACTGTAAATCATTCATCCAATCACAGCCACCGACCCAGACTCCATGCTGGAAACGCTCCccagacagggagggggaggggcactcCCTCTGAAACACATGCGTGTTGTGAAACACACGCGTGTTCTGGTGCACACCCAGCTGTAATGCCATAAAGCTTTCCTCAGTGTGATTTACACAGCCTGAAGTGTGTCTGCACTCTGGAATTCGTTTTGCGATGCACAGTACATCTGCAGTGACAGTAACAGTGTTAGTGCTCTGTCAGTAACTGCCACCAACCTGACACAGAGCACATTATCTCTTAGCCTTGATctgtcaatcaataaatcaaactTAGGAACATTAATGACACATTAGCAACTGGAGTTATGGTGACAGAACTCATGGGATGTCATcagcctgtgatgtcatcagtctGCCATTGGTCTGCCACTGAAAGCTGCCCCAATGCTATACTGCACTGTTACCCATAATAAACTGTTATGTGTGGCTATTTTACAATCGGCCCATGAGAAGGCGGTGCAAGAAAGTGGTCTTGATTAAACTGGCCTTCAGTTAAATGTAATTATAGTGGTGTCAGCACAGTCACCAAAATCGCATTTGTCTAGGTCAAAAAAAGATTCTTGAATTGGCAAATGTTGAAAAgtcaaatgttaatttaatcCTGGCCAAGTTTTTATCAAAACAGACTTCTGAAGGTGTAAAACATTGATGGTTTTTCTGAATGGTGGTATAACAGCCTGTTAGTTACACAATTTAAGTTAGCTAACAGTTTCTgaatgttagctaacattagcgaATATCTGTGGCTGGCTGAGGAGGAGATGCTGACCGACGCTAACTTGTTTCTTGTGTTCCGCGCCATAGAGTCTATGGAGGTGCTGAGCAGCCTGGAGGGGAAGACCACACAGCGCTTCCTCTTCAACATCACCTCCATCCCTGGGGAGGAGCTCGTCACCTCCGCCGAGCTCCGGATCTTCCGGGACGGGGCGACGTCGGattccgccgccgccgccgccaacaGCAGCGCCGGCCTGCACCGCATCAACATCTACGAGATCTTTAGGCCCGCCCCTTCCCGGAACGAGGAGCCAATGGCGCGGCTCCTGGACACGCGGCTGGTGCGGGAGGGACAGAGCGAGTGGGAGAGCTTCGACGTCAGCCCGGCGCTGGCCCGATGGACCGCCGACGGCGGGGCCAATCACGGCCTGGCGGTGGAGGTGGAGCAcctgggcgggggggcggaaggggaggggcaggggcggaGGCACGTGAGGGTCAGCAGGTCCCTGCACGGGGACGAGGACACCTGGCCGCAGgcgcgccccctgctggtgactTTCGGGCACGACGGCAAGGGCCATGCCCTGCGGCGTCGCGAGAAGCGGCAGGCGCGCGCCAAACCGCGGAAGAAGCAGCGGGCCAACTGCCGCCGGCACCCGCTGTACGTGGACTTCAGCGACGTGGGCTGGAACGAGTGGATCGTGGCGCCGCCCGGCTACCAGGCCTTCTACTGCCATGGCGAGTGCCCCTTCCCGCTGGCCGACCACCTCAACTCCACCAACCACGCCATCGTGCAGAACCTGGTCAACTCGGTCAACACCAACATCCCCCGGGCCTGCTGCGTGCCCACCCAGCTCAGCCCCATCTGCCTGCTTTACCTGGACGAGTACGAGAAGGTCATCCTCAAAAACTACCAGGacatggtggtggaggggtgtgGCTGCCGGTGAACTCcgcccccttttctctcctcccctctccctctctcacaatgaagatttttatttatatcaaaGACATGCAATCTAAACAGTTATTTCGACCGAAAAAAGTTATATATGGATATATTTATGTCTACTTAAGtgtcaggaaaataaatattctattTAGAGGAATTAATCCtttttttggattcaaaatgtatttctgatgtaaatttttttaaatgggtgcAATACCACACATGAAGTATAATgctcagatttttattttgtatttatttctattataaccactttgtttttgtaaataagTTATGTTGTATTTATGTGTAATCGTACGGAAATATAGACTCTGAACTCTTTTGACCAGAATGGTAGAAATGTAATTGATTTTAATGTTCcttaaaattgttttctttcagtgGTAGATCTGAGAACATTAATTGGTTtgtttttgataaaaaaaatcgAAGAGGAAAGACACAAACATAAGGtatcttcattttcaaatgtacacCCATCATTTAGGAAATGACAGTCCTGTCTGCACCAGTTCCCGTGCCAAGCATAATTAAACATGAGGAAATGTACTTATTTCAGAGCAAATATTCAGCTCATGGTTTTCCATTCATTTGGGTGGCTGGGGGGATTATATACTTACAGTGGTCCAACAATACAGGTCTTGCAAACAAGTAAATGAAGCAAATCAGATTAGGTATCCACAAGGAGGCTGTGTTCACGGTGACCACAGTGCACTTTATCCTTATTTTACACACGTTTAAATTGACGTTTTAGACAGTTTTAGTTTTTAAGCAGCCTTGTGCAGTTTATACGTAACATGAATGtgtcacaaaaaagaaataccctcacaaaaaaagcaattacagtcgcttaaatat
Coding sequences within it:
- the bmp2b gene encoding bone morphogenetic protein 2b isoform X1, producing MVAGIRVLMVLLICQVLFGRSTGLIPEAGRRKYGEMAGQSPEQSDRFLGEFELRLLNMFGLKRRPTPSKLAVIPQYMLDLYHWHAGNADQSLGGNSAAKRSDFAASRANTIRSFHHEESMEVLSSLEGKTTQRFLFNITSIPGEELVTSAELRIFRDGATSDSAAAAANSSAGLHRINIYEIFRPAPSRNEEPMARLLDTRLVREGQSEWESFDVSPALARWTADGGANHGLAVEVEHLGGGAEGEGQGRRHVRVSRSLHGDEDTWPQARPLLVTFGHDGKGHALRRREKRQARAKPRKKQRANCRRHPLYVDFSDVGWNEWIVAPPGYQAFYCHGECPFPLADHLNSTNHAIVQNLVNSVNTNIPRACCVPTQLSPICLLYLDEYEKVILKNYQDMVVEGCGCR
- the bmp2b gene encoding bone morphogenetic protein 2b isoform X2 codes for the protein MAGQSPEQSDRFLGEFELRLLNMFGLKRRPTPSKLAVIPQYMLDLYHWHAGNADQSLGGNSAAKRSDFAASRANTIRSFHHEESMEVLSSLEGKTTQRFLFNITSIPGEELVTSAELRIFRDGATSDSAAAAANSSAGLHRINIYEIFRPAPSRNEEPMARLLDTRLVREGQSEWESFDVSPALARWTADGGANHGLAVEVEHLGGGAEGEGQGRRHVRVSRSLHGDEDTWPQARPLLVTFGHDGKGHALRRREKRQARAKPRKKQRANCRRHPLYVDFSDVGWNEWIVAPPGYQAFYCHGECPFPLADHLNSTNHAIVQNLVNSVNTNIPRACCVPTQLSPICLLYLDEYEKVILKNYQDMVVEGCGCR